The following is a genomic window from candidate division KSB1 bacterium.
TCATCTGTAGGCACATGCCAACCCTCAGGAGCGATATTTCGGCTGTCATCAACCGCATACCAGTTGTATAAATAACCAAAAGTTTCAGCATTGCTTTCACTATTGTCGTAGGCGCAATACGCACCGCTTTCTAAATTCATCCATTCTGAATTGCTCGTCACATTGGGAATCGTGTCTCCGTTGCTATAGTGTGTAACTTTCAAGTTTTCAGCCATCCACCATTGATCACCGATCTTGATGGTTTTGTATGTATTACCATCGATGTCGGTCACTGTGCCAGTTGTCTTTTCTGAAACAGTAATATCCAAAGTGAAAGTGTCTGTCAATCCCTCGGTATCGATAACCTCCATGTTTATTGTCCGGGTTCCTTTTGTTGAATATTGATGCGTTGCCGTCTTTGAAGTTGAGTACTCCGTATCCCAGTTTCCGTCATTTTCCCAGTCCCAGCGGACCTGCAAACCTGATGTTGCATCCTCGGCATCGGAACAGTCCGAGGCGTCAAATGTAAAAGTGGTTTCGGTTGTGCCGGAATCAGGAGATATGGCAAATGAAGCTTGAGGTGCTGTATTTGTTATTGGGGTATGTTCGCCTTTTATACAGCGAACAGGAAAACCATACCTTTTATTATCATTATTTCGATAGATATCAGCATGGTCATGATATAAATAACGACACCATGCATCGACGATATCATATCCGGTGCATGACCAAAAGTAGCCGAAATTATTTTTCTTGTGAAATTCACCTAAATGATCGCGGAATCCGCTAGGCAAGGCGCCAAAACCGCTTGCATTTGTCGCGCCAGTATTGGGTGCAGTCCAATGATCAATACCGGTAGCTTTTAACTTCCCCCCTTCATCCGTTCCTCTCCATCCTGTTAAACCAGCTTCCTGCAGACTCATTCCCAATGCCATCTCTAACTCTTTCCACTCCTCATCAGTGGGCACATGCCAGCCCTCGGGCGCTATATTTCGTGTATTATCAACTGCATACCAATTATACAAATAACCGTAAACATGCGCATTGCTTTCAAGATTATCATAAGCACAATAGGCACCAGATGCTAATGCCTGCCATTCCGAATCGATTGTCACATTATGGATTGCATCCCCATTGCGATAATGAGTCACCCTGAGATTCTCCGCCATCCACCACTGATCACCAATCTTGACGGTCTGATAGGTATTTCCGTCAATGTCCGTCACCATGCCGGTTTCATAATTTGCATCTAAAACGGTAACCTGCCTCGTGGTCGAATCTGTCAATCCGCCGCTGTCCACAACCTGTAATTTTACTGTTTTTGTCCCCGGATCTACAAAAGTGTGTGTTGCGGTTTTGGTTGTCGAATACCCGGTATCCCAGATTCCGTCGTTTTCCCAGTCCCAACGTACCTGTAAGGCCGAAACAGCATCCCCTGCATCGGTACATCCTGAAGCATCAAACGTAAAAATAGTTTCGGTTGTGCCAAAAGAATGTGATATAGAAAACGATGCATTGGGCGTATTGCTCGGTTGAACCGATCCATTTTTGATGCACCGTATAGAAAAACCTCTGCGCTTATCACTGTAATCTCGACTTGTGCCTTTGCTATCAAAACTTAATGTCCTGCTCCATGCCACCCCTTGATTCGGCTCAGCTTGGCTTGACGACCAATAATTTGCACTTTGCCCAAGCTCATAGAAAATACCATCTTCAAAATAACGAAGTCCACTTGGTAATGCAGTAAACCTGCTTTCATTCGTACCTTGTTCATCCGAATCTTGCCAATATTCAGTACCTTTATCTTTTAATTTTACACCGGCTATATTCGGTCCACCTAAAAAATTAATAAGCTTTTTCCACTCCTCATCAGTCGGCACATGCCATCCTTCTGGAGCAATTACTCTTGGATCCTTTACCGCAAACCAGTTGTATAAATAGCCATACAATTCTGTATTGTTTTCATCATTGCCATAGGCGCAATAAGCACAACTTGATAAATTTATCCATTCAGAGTTACTGGTAATATTCGGAATTAAGTCTCCATTGCGGAAATGCGTCACTTTCAGATTCTCCGCCATCCACCATTGGTCACCGATCTTTATTGTTTTGTATACATTGCCGTCTTGATCCGTCATCTTTCCTCGTTCAGGAATTTTAAAGTACCAAATTTGTGACCAGCTACCATAATTTCCATACATATCCACTGCTCGGACCCTCCAGTACCAAATACCTTGAGTTATTAAATTTCCGGGTGACTCTGTTGATGTGAGGTCGGCTAAATGGATTTCAGGATTGGTAAAGCTCTGTTCATTACAGACTTGCAGTTCATAAGCCGAAGCATCATCTAAAAAAGACCATTTAAAAGTTACAATACTGTCTATTAAAGTCGTGTCGTTTATGGGTGACATCAATGGCGGTGCGTCCGGCCCCTGTGTGTCAATGCTGAACGACCAGGTCTCAGACCAATCTCCCCAGTTCCCGTGAGAATCACTACCGCGAACCTGCCAACGATAAACGCTATCAGGCAAAGCGATTTGTACTGTATATTCTGGCTTTACAATATCTCTATCCGCGATAAAGGGTGAAGCAAATGATCCATCCGAATATATACGAATGTTATAGCCGGTAGCGTCAACAGAGTACCAGCTGAACTCCGGCAAAGAATCCGCAACCACACTCCCATCGGTCGGACTCTGCAGCTCTGGCGCCTCCGGCACCCGTGCATCAACAACAAAAGACCAAATTTCCGACCACGCGCCCCAATGTCCCTGCGCATCACAAGCCCGCACGCGCCAGACATAGGACGCATCGTCCAGGGATGACGGCGTGTACAAGGTTTCATTCAAGGCCGTATCGCGAGCCACCGGTGCCGTGAACGCCGAACGGGTGTCAATCACCACCTCGTAGGTCTGGGCTTCACTCACCTGCTGCCAGCTGAGCGTTGGAGTGTCTGTGTCAAGCACGCTCCCGTCTGCGGGCTGGGTGAGTGACGGCGCCTCGGGACCGCGGGTATCCAGGGTAAAGCGCCAGACATCCGACCAGTCGCTCCATTTTCCGTTGCGGGAGGCACGTACCTGCCAGTAGTATAGACCATCATTGAGTGAATCTGGTAGAAAAGAAGGTACAGTCAGTGCCGAATCCTGTGACTCTGGCGATGAAAATCCCGGTTGATCATCCAGACGAACATGCCAGCTCTGAATGCCCTGCTGTTTCTGCCATTCTAACGTCGGCGGTGAACTGAGCACCGATTGATCCACAGGAGAGATTAATTCAGGCGCAGCCGGCACCCGGGTGTCAACGCTGAATGTGCGTGAATTCGACCAGCGTCCGGGTGTGTCCTGTTCATCGCGCGGCCGCACGCGCCAGTGCCAGGTTGCGGCGCTCAATGGCGTTTCGAGCTTGAATTCTGTGGCGGTCAGGGCAGATTCATTGACCTCCGGGGCCGCGAAATCCTGTTGATCATCGATCTGCAGGTCATAGCTGACCGCTCCGGGACAGTCCTGCCACGCCAGTTCGGTTTTATTCTGAAACAGCAGACTGTCCGAGCCCGGCTGCAAAAGTTTGACAGTGAACACGTTCCAGGTCAACACCACCGTACGCGTTTCACCTTGATTCAAATCAATACTGTCCTCATAGGCCTGACCGACGGTCACGCTCTGATGCCGTCCCAGTAAACTCACCGAATAGCCGTTGCCCGGATCCAGTTTGATATCATTTTGAAACCGGCCGTTTTCGGGCCTCAATATCTCATTGTAAACGATCTTGTTATTGCGCTGAACAATGCACTGCATACTGTCAATGGACGTCTGCGCTTTGGCCAATGTTTCCGGTTCCGCCTGCCGTATCTGCAGCAGCAGATGCGCGGATTGATCCTGCGGCTGAAAGATGCCGCAAGACAGGGTGAATAACAGGGCAAGTGCCGGGGTTGTTTTAATGAGTGATGAAATCTTCATAGATGTCCCGCCGTTGATGTTGATAGTGATTCAATTACCGACTTGATCCGGCATATCAATGCGCAGAATCGTAGATGGCTTGTCCTTTTTTACATGATTGATATAATAATATCCGCCGCCTGCAGCCGCAACTCCGAGAGCCCACCAGTACCATTTTACGGATTTCAATCCGATTTTTTTAGGGTCCACCGGCTGCATACTGATCCGTCCTCTGAGCCGCCGTCCGGCCTTGACGCTAATCTGGCCGGTTCTTGGTTCATAGCCGCGATGAGTAATCTGGTATTCAAAATCACCGGGCGGAAGATCGGCGAACGTATGACTGCCGTCTGCGGTAAAGGTTCGTCCGGTTGTATGTGTTAACAGGATAGAAGCGTCCGGAGGTGTGACCGCAATGTCAACCACGGCCTTTTCTGAGCGTGCCTGCAGACCGAGACGCACCAGGGCGTGGTTGAGGTCAACGGATACGACTGTATCCGTGATTGCGTATCCCGGTTTTGCCGCTGAAATGCGGTGCATACCGGGAACGAGCAGGTGCTGGAGTTCAGCGCTGGCAGGTCCGCCATCAATGCGAATTGCAGCGCCTTGCGGTTCTGTGAGAATGGTCACCGGAATGGGATCTTTTTTCTCATCACCCGTGATTTGAATTTCCCAGACAGCTTTGCTTTGCAATCGGATACCGGCATCATACAATATGATCTTTTTCGGTCTGAATCCTGTGTAATAAATTTCCAGCACCCGTTCATTCGGTGACAAGTAGACCATATCCTGGCCCGGCAGATCATCGACTCGCACGATACCATTGTATGACGTATACCGGAGTCCGTCAAGATCAGAAATGACTTTAATCGCCGCGCATAGTCTTCCGTTCACATCGCGTACACCGACAAACTCATTTTCAGAAAACACGGGTTCACCAACCAGACGCAATTCCGGAATATCTTGAGCAATTGCGGAAATTGCAAAAAGCAGTGTCATCCATATCAAACGTTGCATGCGACCCCTTTTGATTTGTCATGTCCTGAGTGAATTGACATCTTTAATATACTATTTTCCTGAATAAATACAAATATTGTTTAAAAAAGGCACCAGCTGTCGAATCGCCTATGGGGGTCTTGGCAGTTTGCCGGAACCTATGGCAGTCAAAGCAGTTTGACAAAGGCTTAGCTTAAAAAAACAGGGTCTTGTTTCAGTCCGCGATCTCTGGATCGCTTTACACTATCCAAAGTGATCTATGATGAACCCCAATGGATAAATCTGCCTGGTTCATAACATAAAAGTGTAATTTGGAAAAAGCTTTATGCTGCATCGAATTTTTCTGCTTATATCCAACGGGGTGAACCGCCGGATGCGGACCCGCATGTCCGGTGGTGTGGGGAGGACCGGAGAGAATTCGGCACTTACCCGATTAGCAGTTTTTGCTGCTTGTGTGCATTTATTTGGACTATTGCGATTGATTTTCTTCAATGGACCGTTTTTAAAATCGCTTTATTGCAAATGATCTATGAACGTAACAGTCGTTTTTCCAGTAAAGCTTGTAACTCGCGGCGTCCATCTAATATGCAATGAATATACATTTTTTCATCCATCACCTGATACAGGATTCGATACGGCTTGTAATGTATTTCGCGATATTCATATATTCCAATTCGTTCTAATTCCGGTGGGAAATGCCCCCTATTTGGCTGTTCACTCAAGCTTGCACATTTTTCCTCAATATTCCTGTAGACATATTCTGCCTTTTCCAAGGAATCCGAATGTGATATATAATCATAGATTTCCAGTATATCTTGCTCGGCATCGGCAATAATATAAACTTTATAGCTCATTCAGCCTGTCGTTCGTCAATTTTTTGTCTGATATCCTCGAAAGCTTTCGCTGCAGGTTTATATTTATCTTCATTTAAACTTTTATTGCTTATTGCCAATATTTTTAGCAAGGCAAGGCTTTCTTGTAATTGCTCGTACGAACGAACATCCTGCAGAATAACTTTAGCTTCACCATTCTGGGTGATGATCATGGTTTTTTTATTATCAAATACATCTCGCACTACTTTGGATGCATGAGCTTTAAAATAACTGATGGGTTTTACTGCTTCGC
Proteins encoded in this region:
- a CDS encoding type II toxin-antitoxin system RelE/ParE family toxin; this translates as MSYKVYIIADAEQDILEIYDYISHSDSLEKAEYVYRNIEEKCASLSEQPNRGHFPPELERIGIYEYREIHYKPYRILYQVMDEKMYIHCILDGRRELQALLEKRLLRS
- a CDS encoding FISUMP domain-containing protein → MKISSLIKTTPALALLFTLSCGIFQPQDQSAHLLLQIRQAEPETLAKAQTSIDSMQCIVQRNNKIVYNEILRPENGRFQNDIKLDPGNGYSVSLLGRHQSVTVGQAYEDSIDLNQGETRTVVLTWNVFTVKLLQPGSDSLLFQNKTELAWQDCPGAVSYDLQIDDQQDFAAPEVNESALTATEFKLETPLSAATWHWRVRPRDEQDTPGRWSNSRTFSVDTRVPAAPELISPVDQSVLSSPPTLEWQKQQGIQSWHVRLDDQPGFSSPESQDSALTVPSFLPDSLNDGLYYWQVRASRNGKWSDWSDVWRFTLDTRGPEAPSLTQPADGSVLDTDTPTLSWQQVSEAQTYEVVIDTRSAFTAPVARDTALNETLYTPSSLDDASYVWRVRACDAQGHWGAWSEIWSFVVDARVPEAPELQSPTDGSVVADSLPEFSWYSVDATGYNIRIYSDGSFASPFIADRDIVKPEYTVQIALPDSVYRWQVRGSDSHGNWGDWSETWSFSIDTQGPDAPPLMSPINDTTLIDSIVTFKWSFLDDASAYELQVCNEQSFTNPEIHLADLTSTESPGNLITQGIWYWRVRAVDMYGNYGSWSQIWYFKIPERGKMTDQDGNVYKTIKIGDQWWMAENLKVTHFRNGDLIPNITSNSEWINLSSCAYCAYGNDENNTELYGYLYNWFAVKDPRVIAPEGWHVPTDEEWKKLINFLGGPNIAGVKLKDKGTEYWQDSDEQGTNESRFTALPSGLRYFEDGIFYELGQSANYWSSSQAEPNQGVAWSRTLSFDSKGTSRDYSDKRRGFSIRCIKNGSVQPSNTPNASFSISHSFGTTETIFTFDASGCTDAGDAVSALQVRWDWENDGIWDTGYSTTKTATHTFVDPGTKTVKLQVVDSGGLTDSTTRQVTVLDANYETGMVTDIDGNTYQTVKIGDQWWMAENLRVTHYRNGDAIHNVTIDSEWQALASGAYCAYDNLESNAHVYGYLYNWYAVDNTRNIAPEGWHVPTDEEWKELEMALGMSLQEAGLTGWRGTDEGGKLKATGIDHWTAPNTGATNASGFGALPSGFRDHLGEFHKKNNFGYFWSCTGYDIVDAWCRYLYHDHADIYRNNDNKRYGFPVRCIKGEHTPITNTAPQASFAISPDSGTTETTFTFDASDCSDAEDATSGLQVRWDWENDGNWDTEYSTSKTATHQYSTKGTRTINMEVIDTEGLTDTFTLDITVSEKTTGTVTDIDGNTYKTIKIGDQWWMAENLKVTHYSNGDTIPNVTSNSEWMNLESGAYCAYDNSESNAETFGYLYNWYAVDDSRNIAPEGWHVPTDDEWKELEMALGMSQSKTDIVGWRGNNSQGSKLADNASLWSDGDLKNNSAFGASGFNALPGGYSLDNRVYDDGIGNDAYFWSSSESYSYHAWYRHLNYSSTYVGRNERSKRTGFSIRCVRD
- a CDS encoding type II toxin-antitoxin system Phd/YefM family antitoxin, which codes for MKYSEAVKPISYFKAHASKVVRDVFDNKKTMIITQNGEAKVILQDVRSYEQLQESLALLKILAISNKSLNEDKYKPAAKAFEDIRQKIDERQAE
- a CDS encoding carboxypeptidase-like regulatory domain-containing protein; translated protein: MQRLIWMTLLFAISAIAQDIPELRLVGEPVFSENEFVGVRDVNGRLCAAIKVISDLDGLRYTSYNGIVRVDDLPGQDMVYLSPNERVLEIYYTGFRPKKIILYDAGIRLQSKAVWEIQITGDEKKDPIPVTILTEPQGAAIRIDGGPASAELQHLLVPGMHRISAAKPGYAITDTVVSVDLNHALVRLGLQARSEKAVVDIAVTPPDASILLTHTTGRTFTADGSHTFADLPPGDFEYQITHRGYEPRTGQISVKAGRRLRGRISMQPVDPKKIGLKSVKWYWWALGVAAAGGGYYYINHVKKDKPSTILRIDMPDQVGN